Proteins encoded within one genomic window of Dyadobacter chenhuakuii:
- a CDS encoding response regulator transcription factor, translating to MKLLLIEDEPKTLQSIKQGLEENGYEVDIAYDGLIGRQLAKNNTYQLIISDIIIPGINGIELCREIRTWGDETPILMLTALGTTDDKVTGLDAGADDYLVKPFEFKELLARVRALTKRGTTVSHTAQLLKFADLEISLDAKTVHRSGNKINLTAREFNLLVYLIRNQGRVISKVEIAEQVWDIGFDTGTNVIEVYVNYLRKKIDKDYPVKLIHTQFGMGYVLKVE from the coding sequence ATGAAGCTACTACTTATTGAAGACGAACCGAAAACGCTGCAATCCATTAAGCAAGGGCTGGAAGAAAACGGATATGAAGTGGACATTGCCTATGACGGACTGATCGGCAGGCAGCTGGCAAAAAACAACACCTATCAACTGATTATCAGTGACATTATCATTCCCGGGATCAACGGTATCGAGCTTTGCCGGGAGATCAGGACGTGGGGTGATGAAACGCCTATTTTAATGTTAACTGCGTTGGGCACGACAGATGATAAAGTCACGGGTCTGGATGCCGGCGCGGACGATTACCTGGTCAAACCGTTCGAATTTAAAGAACTTCTTGCCCGTGTGAGGGCATTAACGAAGCGTGGTACAACCGTTTCTCATACCGCGCAGCTTCTGAAATTTGCCGATTTGGAAATATCGTTGGACGCGAAAACGGTTCATAGGTCAGGAAATAAGATCAATCTCACGGCAAGGGAATTTAACCTCCTCGTTTACCTGATCCGTAACCAGGGCCGGGTTATTTCCAAAGTGGAGATTGCGGAGCAGGTTTGGGATATTGGCTTTGATACTGGCACCAATGTCATTGAAGTTTATGTAAATTATCTTCGTAAAAAAATCGATAAGGATTATCCCGTCAAGCTGATCCACACCCAGTTTGGTATGGGCTATGTGCTTAAAGTAGAGTAA
- a CDS encoding glutamine synthetase III family protein, translating to MTFRSKAFEIAQGRVAPSLSPPSEKITDLYGSNTFSDDVMKTLLSAEAYTKISNAIRSGSTIDREVADEVSAAMKSWAVSKGATHYTHWFQPLTGTTAEKHDSFFDLTIDGKAVEKFKGSALVQQEPDASSFPSGGLRATFEARGYTGWDPSSPAFLMDNGAGGKTLCIPSVFISYTGEALDYKAPLLKSLVMLDKAATSVCQFFNRDVDKVTPTLGIEQEYFLVDKALYYARPDLLMAGRTVFGHSPARGQQLDDHYFGSISPRVNAFMVDFEFEALKLGIPVRTRHNEVAPGQFECAPTFEEVNLAIDHNALLMDLMQKVGDKHNFQVLFHEKPFAGINGSGKHNNWSLSTDTGINLLAPTSKPKENLRFLTFLMNVVKAVHDHADLLRASISSAGNEHRLGANEAPPSIVSVFLGNELTNMLEELVNKGEITLEKGENFYYKLGITRIPNLQRDNTDRNRTSPFCFTGNKFEYRAVGSSQNSASPMIVLNTIVANQLLEFKKEMDERLAAGEEKKVATVEILKRYFTESKNILFEGNGYSEEWVEEAKNRGLTNIRETYEALHAYKTERTIAAFERMGVLTSRELHARYEIELENYVKKLQIESRVIGDLALNHIVSTVVKYQFKLAQTARSLTDLEMLEEAAPIKEIIKDISTHIVVIKKLVQEMTDQRKTANNIDDLFERAKMYGSEVKGFFEEIRYHVDKLELLIDDEDWPLAKYREMLFLE from the coding sequence ATGACTTTTCGTTCCAAAGCGTTTGAAATTGCTCAAGGCCGGGTTGCCCCCTCACTTTCCCCTCCATCAGAAAAAATTACCGACTTGTATGGTAGTAACACATTCAGCGATGATGTAATGAAAACACTGCTCTCCGCTGAGGCTTACACCAAGATTTCCAATGCAATACGCTCCGGCTCGACGATTGACCGGGAGGTTGCAGATGAGGTTTCGGCGGCAATGAAATCATGGGCAGTTTCCAAAGGAGCAACGCACTATACGCACTGGTTCCAGCCACTTACCGGAACGACGGCAGAAAAGCACGATTCATTTTTTGACCTGACGATAGACGGAAAAGCCGTCGAAAAGTTCAAAGGCAGCGCATTGGTGCAGCAGGAACCGGACGCATCGTCTTTCCCGAGCGGCGGCTTACGTGCAACATTCGAAGCACGCGGTTACACAGGCTGGGACCCAAGCTCGCCAGCGTTTTTGATGGATAATGGGGCGGGAGGGAAGACGTTATGTATCCCGTCAGTTTTTATCTCATACACGGGGGAAGCGCTGGATTACAAGGCGCCATTGCTGAAATCGCTCGTAATGTTGGACAAAGCTGCCACTTCGGTTTGCCAGTTTTTCAACCGCGACGTGGATAAGGTAACGCCAACTTTGGGCATCGAGCAGGAATATTTTTTGGTTGATAAAGCACTATACTATGCCCGTCCCGACCTGTTAATGGCCGGCAGGACCGTTTTTGGACACAGCCCCGCACGTGGCCAGCAGCTGGACGACCATTATTTTGGTTCCATATCGCCTCGGGTAAATGCATTTATGGTGGATTTCGAATTTGAAGCATTGAAACTGGGCATTCCCGTTCGGACGCGTCACAATGAGGTCGCACCCGGCCAGTTTGAATGTGCCCCAACATTTGAAGAAGTAAACCTTGCCATCGACCACAATGCATTATTGATGGATTTAATGCAGAAAGTTGGCGACAAGCATAATTTCCAGGTTCTTTTTCATGAAAAACCTTTTGCCGGTATCAACGGAAGCGGGAAGCATAACAACTGGTCGCTGTCTACGGACACAGGCATTAATTTGCTCGCACCGACTTCCAAGCCAAAGGAAAACCTGCGCTTCCTGACATTCCTGATGAATGTGGTTAAAGCTGTTCACGATCACGCCGATTTGCTCCGTGCTTCTATTTCTTCTGCCGGTAATGAACACAGGCTGGGTGCCAACGAAGCGCCGCCATCGATTGTGTCTGTTTTCTTAGGAAACGAGCTGACGAATATGCTTGAAGAACTGGTGAATAAAGGCGAGATTACGCTGGAAAAAGGGGAAAATTTTTATTACAAACTGGGAATCACCCGCATTCCAAATTTGCAGCGCGATAACACGGACCGTAACCGCACTTCGCCATTCTGTTTTACAGGAAATAAATTTGAATACCGGGCAGTAGGAAGCTCGCAAAACAGCGCGTCGCCAATGATCGTTTTGAACACCATCGTAGCAAACCAGTTGCTGGAATTCAAAAAAGAAATGGATGAACGCCTTGCGGCAGGAGAGGAAAAGAAAGTAGCAACGGTAGAGATCCTGAAACGCTATTTTACAGAATCCAAGAACATTCTTTTCGAAGGAAACGGTTATTCTGAGGAATGGGTGGAAGAGGCCAAAAACAGAGGGCTTACCAATATCCGTGAGACTTACGAGGCATTGCATGCGTATAAAACCGAACGCACTATAGCCGCATTTGAAAGAATGGGCGTGCTGACCTCGCGTGAATTGCATGCACGCTATGAAATCGAATTGGAAAATTATGTCAAAAAATTGCAGATCGAATCGCGTGTGATCGGCGACCTTGCATTGAATCACATTGTTTCCACGGTTGTAAAATATCAATTCAAACTTGCGCAAACGGCACGGTCGCTGACGGATCTGGAAATGCTGGAAGAGGCTGCGCCTATCAAGGAGATCATCAAGGACATTTCAACGCACATTGTCGTTATCAAAAAGCTGGTGCAGGAAATGACGGATCAGCGCAAGACAGCCAACAACATTGACGACCTTTTTGAAAGGGCTAAAATGTATGGCTCGGAAGTAAAAGGTTTCTTTGAAGAGATCAGATATCACGTGGATAAACTGGAATTATTAATCGACGATGAAGACTGGCCTTTGGCAAAATACCGTGAAATGTTATTTTTGGAATAA
- a CDS encoding acyl-CoA desaturase, giving the protein MYIVLIVFVVHWYLSLFCQTFFLHRYSAHKMFIMSKPWERFFYLLTYLSQGSSYLSPRAYAILHRMHHAFSDTEKDPHSPHHTKNVFTMMWETKNIYNAVLSRKRAIESQFERNYPEWRFIEKLGDSWLSRSGWALLYTAFYILAYIYLDMHWAFFFLLPIHFLMGPIHGAIVNWSGHKYGYQNFDNEDKSKNSLIFDFLMMGELFQNNHHKRPNSINFGSRWYEVDPTYPVIKMLNKLKIIEIRKKN; this is encoded by the coding sequence ATGTATATAGTCCTTATCGTTTTTGTTGTACATTGGTATTTATCCCTTTTTTGTCAAACCTTTTTCCTACACCGTTACTCTGCGCATAAAATGTTCATTATGAGCAAGCCATGGGAGCGGTTCTTCTATTTACTGACTTATCTTTCCCAGGGGTCTTCCTATTTAAGTCCGAGAGCTTACGCGATTCTTCACCGCATGCACCATGCTTTCAGTGACACAGAAAAAGATCCGCACTCGCCGCACCATACGAAAAACGTGTTTACGATGATGTGGGAAACGAAGAATATTTATAATGCAGTATTAAGCCGCAAGCGTGCAATTGAATCCCAATTCGAAAGGAATTATCCGGAATGGCGCTTTATTGAGAAGTTAGGAGATTCGTGGCTGTCACGTTCTGGCTGGGCGTTGTTGTATACCGCATTTTACATTTTGGCTTACATTTACCTGGATATGCACTGGGCGTTTTTCTTCCTATTGCCGATCCACTTCCTGATGGGCCCTATCCACGGCGCAATCGTAAACTGGAGTGGTCATAAATACGGTTACCAGAACTTCGATAACGAGGACAAATCAAAGAATTCTCTAATCTTCGATTTCTTGATGATGGGCGAGCTGTTCCAGAATAATCATCATAAAAGACCTAATTCGATTAACTTCGGATCAAGATGGTATGAAGTTGATCCGACGTATCCGGTGATCAAGATGCTGAATAAGTTGAAGATTATTGAGATACGAAAGAAGAACTAG
- a CDS encoding competence/damage-inducible protein A, with translation MAPIIRAEILTIGDEILFGQITDTNTQWIGSQLTDIGIRPVRKTSVGDNKADILDAFSAASQRVNVIIVTGGLGPTRDDITKHTFCEYFGTELEINQEALELITAFFAKRGRAMTELNIQQAALPKNCTYVPNLWGTAPGMWFEKDDVIYVSLPGVPYEMKSLMEFEILPRLKSRFVSNIIQHKSVRTIGIGESFLAETIAPWEDALPEHIKLAYLPHFGQVKLRLTGTGTDQAQLDADLAEQVALLMPYIEEWVFGFDTDELETVIGSLLVQHNATVGTAESCTGGFVANQITSVPGASQYFLGSVVSYSNEVKMNVLGVSPQTLEAFGAVSEQTAREMAEGARKVLNTTFAISTTGIAGPDGGTAEKPVGTVWIACATPEETFTQLLTLRNNRKINIELTASYALNLLRKTILKTNLAVKG, from the coding sequence ATGGCTCCCATAATCCGGGCTGAAATTTTAACGATCGGTGATGAAATCCTTTTTGGACAAATTACGGATACGAATACGCAATGGATTGGCTCTCAACTGACTGATATAGGCATTCGGCCGGTTAGAAAGACTTCGGTTGGAGATAACAAAGCCGACATACTGGATGCCTTTTCGGCAGCCAGCCAGCGGGTGAACGTTATTATTGTGACGGGAGGCCTCGGCCCTACCCGCGATGACATTACCAAGCATACATTTTGCGAATATTTTGGGACTGAACTTGAAATCAACCAGGAGGCACTGGAACTGATCACGGCGTTTTTCGCAAAACGCGGACGCGCCATGACTGAGCTGAACATCCAGCAGGCTGCACTTCCCAAAAATTGTACCTACGTTCCAAATCTCTGGGGAACCGCGCCGGGAATGTGGTTTGAAAAAGACGATGTAATTTACGTTTCGCTGCCCGGCGTGCCATACGAGATGAAGAGCCTGATGGAGTTTGAGATCCTCCCCAGACTGAAATCAAGATTTGTTTCAAACATTATTCAACATAAATCGGTGCGGACGATCGGCATAGGAGAATCTTTTCTGGCCGAAACGATCGCACCTTGGGAGGACGCCCTTCCTGAACATATAAAACTGGCATATCTGCCTCACTTCGGGCAGGTTAAGCTGCGCCTGACGGGCACCGGAACAGACCAGGCCCAGCTGGATGCCGACCTGGCGGAGCAGGTTGCGTTACTGATGCCGTATATTGAAGAATGGGTTTTCGGATTTGATACGGATGAACTGGAAACAGTGATCGGATCGTTACTTGTTCAGCACAACGCGACAGTAGGAACGGCGGAAAGCTGCACGGGCGGTTTTGTTGCCAACCAAATCACGAGTGTGCCGGGCGCTTCGCAATATTTTCTGGGTTCGGTGGTGAGTTACAGCAATGAGGTCAAAATGAATGTGCTCGGCGTTTCACCTCAGACATTGGAAGCATTCGGGGCGGTAAGTGAGCAGACAGCGCGAGAAATGGCCGAGGGCGCCCGCAAAGTGCTAAACACCACATTCGCGATTTCCACAACGGGCATTGCCGGACCGGATGGAGGCACGGCCGAGAAGCCGGTTGGAACCGTCTGGATTGCCTGCGCGACACCGGAGGAAACATTCACCCAATTACTTACCTTGCGCAACAACCGGAAGATCAACATTGAGCTTACCGCTTCTTATGCACTGAATTTGTTGCGCAAAACCATTTTGAAAACCAATCTTGCCGTCAAAGGCTGA
- a CDS encoding 5' nucleotidase, NT5C type — translation MLRLTLDMDDVMANTHKKLANIVHNDFSTVYNEEQLRKSAFRDILHPKQLAKLHKIIDTPGFFADIEVMNGAVETVYKLSKFYEIFVATACMEFPTSFNDKFAWLKKHFPFIPWTNVVFCGYKSIIQSDYLIDDHVRNLNAFKGTGILFTAPHNVKETSYKRVSNWKDVSELFLPIA, via the coding sequence ATGCTCAGACTCACCTTGGACATGGATGATGTGATGGCGAACACCCACAAGAAACTCGCCAACATTGTTCACAATGATTTTTCAACGGTATATAATGAAGAACAGCTGAGAAAAAGCGCTTTCAGAGATATTTTACACCCCAAGCAACTTGCAAAGCTGCATAAGATCATTGATACGCCTGGCTTTTTTGCCGATATTGAAGTGATGAACGGGGCAGTTGAAACAGTCTACAAGCTGTCCAAGTTTTACGAAATATTTGTGGCCACCGCATGCATGGAATTTCCGACGTCGTTCAATGATAAATTTGCCTGGCTAAAAAAGCATTTCCCGTTCATTCCGTGGACGAATGTTGTGTTTTGCGGTTATAAAAGCATTATCCAGTCCGATTACCTGATTGACGATCACGTGCGAAACCTGAATGCGTTCAAAGGCACGGGCATCCTGTTTACAGCGCCGCATAATGTTAAAGAAACCTCATATAAGCGTGTTTCCAATTGGAAGGATGTTTCTGAATTATTCCTACCCATCGCATGA
- a CDS encoding RsmE family RNA methyltransferase, with product MHLFYQPDSKIFELDEEEARHSSKVLRLGSGDIIYVTNGKGTLQKCVLNVQGRKAGYEVLESQQIERRPFAVNMVIAPTRKAERNEWMVEKMTEIGVERIDFVITEHTNTDTINRVVNLTRLNRIAAAAMKQSQQHYLPIITVGNKYEAFVKDVKDSVKLIAYVPDHNRVEHVFSKVKKGQGTTLLIGPEGDFSEKEVSLALDHGFSTVSLGPTRLRTETAAVAGCHAINLAQNIL from the coding sequence ATGCATCTATTTTACCAGCCCGACTCGAAAATTTTTGAATTGGATGAAGAAGAGGCCAGGCACAGTTCCAAAGTGCTGAGGCTCGGCTCCGGCGACATTATATATGTTACCAATGGCAAAGGCACATTGCAGAAATGCGTGTTGAATGTTCAGGGCAGAAAGGCGGGTTACGAAGTTTTGGAATCACAGCAGATCGAAAGACGACCCTTTGCCGTAAATATGGTGATCGCGCCCACGCGCAAGGCCGAGCGCAATGAGTGGATGGTGGAGAAGATGACCGAGATAGGCGTTGAGCGCATTGATTTTGTAATCACCGAACATACCAATACAGACACGATCAACCGCGTCGTAAACCTCACAAGGCTAAACCGGATTGCTGCCGCTGCGATGAAACAGTCACAGCAACATTATCTGCCGATCATCACGGTGGGCAATAAATATGAAGCGTTTGTGAAGGATGTGAAAGATTCTGTAAAATTAATTGCCTATGTGCCAGATCATAATAGGGTTGAGCACGTTTTTAGTAAAGTAAAAAAAGGCCAGGGAACCACTTTATTAATAGGTCCGGAAGGAGATTTCAGTGAAAAGGAAGTTTCACTGGCACTTGATCACGGATTTTCAACGGTTTCTCTAGGCCCGACCCGTTTAAGAACAGAAACAGCGGCCGTAGCGGGCTGCCATGCCATTAACCTGGCACAGAACATATTATAA
- a CDS encoding dihydrolipoamide acetyltransferase family protein produces MKIVEMVMPPMGESIMECTVLHLLAKAGDKVSVDDSILEVATDKVDTEVPCPFSGVLTEWLVAENDVVPIGSPVAKIEVENDVDESDQQPVDQPVHEPFSAASEVEATAAVLEKEYEEVLTRKAQPTLEYAKNSPENNAFYSPLVLSIAREEHITETELATIPGTGMENRVTKNDIISFLDNRKKPAATAMPIATSLNGSNEIIEMDRMRKMISQRMVESKRISAHVTSFIETDMTPVVQWREHTKAEYRKKTGDSITFTPILIEAVVKAIKDYPMINISVDGDRIIKKKEINIGMAVALPDGNLIVPVIHRADQYDLPGLARKVNDLAKRARENKLKADDLAGGTYTISNIGAFANLMGTPIIVQPQVAIMAFGAIKKKPAVIETPQGDLLGIRSLMFISHSYDHRVVDGSLGGLFLKRVHDYLENFDTHRTIM; encoded by the coding sequence ATGAAAATAGTTGAAATGGTAATGCCTCCAATGGGCGAAAGTATTATGGAATGCACTGTCCTTCATTTACTTGCAAAAGCAGGTGATAAGGTTTCGGTGGATGATTCGATATTGGAGGTTGCCACGGACAAAGTGGATACGGAAGTCCCCTGCCCTTTTTCCGGCGTGCTTACGGAATGGCTTGTTGCTGAAAACGACGTTGTGCCCATAGGAAGCCCGGTTGCAAAGATTGAAGTGGAGAATGATGTGGATGAAAGCGATCAGCAGCCAGTGGATCAACCTGTCCATGAGCCCTTTAGCGCCGCATCAGAGGTGGAAGCAACGGCGGCTGTATTGGAAAAGGAATATGAGGAAGTGCTTACCAGAAAGGCACAGCCTACGCTGGAATATGCCAAAAATAGCCCGGAAAACAATGCATTCTATTCCCCCCTGGTTCTGAGCATTGCGCGTGAAGAGCACATCACGGAAACGGAGCTGGCCACCATTCCGGGAACGGGCATGGAAAACCGGGTCACCAAAAACGATATTATTTCCTTTCTGGATAACCGCAAAAAGCCTGCTGCAACGGCAATGCCAATTGCAACTTCACTGAACGGCAGCAACGAGATCATTGAAATGGACCGGATGCGGAAGATGATCTCGCAGCGGATGGTTGAGTCGAAGCGAATTTCGGCGCATGTTACTTCCTTTATTGAGACCGATATGACGCCGGTGGTTCAATGGCGGGAGCATACAAAGGCTGAGTATAGAAAGAAAACGGGCGACAGCATCACCTTTACCCCTATTTTGATTGAAGCTGTCGTAAAGGCGATCAAAGATTATCCGATGATCAATATTTCAGTGGATGGCGACCGGATCATTAAAAAGAAGGAAATTAACATTGGCATGGCCGTAGCTCTGCCGGATGGAAACCTCATTGTCCCGGTTATCCATCGCGCAGACCAGTATGATCTGCCTGGATTGGCAAGAAAAGTAAATGATCTCGCCAAGAGAGCGCGGGAGAACAAGTTGAAGGCCGACGATCTCGCTGGCGGGACTTACACGATTTCCAATATTGGCGCATTCGCCAATCTGATGGGCACGCCGATTATCGTTCAGCCGCAGGTTGCGATCATGGCTTTTGGTGCAATAAAAAAGAAACCGGCCGTGATTGAAACGCCGCAAGGCGATTTGCTCGGCATTCGCAGCCTGATGTTCATCTCACATTCGTATGACCACCGCGTTGTGGACGGCTCGCTGGGCGGACTTTTCCTGAAACGCGTGCACGATTATCTTGAAAATTTCGATACGCACAGAACTATAATGTAA
- a CDS encoding DUF4159 domain-containing protein gives MNRSVVRFGKFLGLVTFVLISTVTLAQSSLKIAKLKYGGGGDWYANKTSLPNLIKFCNTELKMNINPTEDVVEVGSADIFTYPFVHMTGHGNVVFNDAEAQNLRNYLLSGGFLHIDDNYGLDRFVRREMKKVFPELSFVELPFDHQVYRIKYLFPEGLPKVHEHDGKQPQGYGLIWQGRLVCYYSYETDLGNGWEDQSVYNDPEEMRRKALQMGANLLSYAFMIL, from the coding sequence ATGAACCGATCAGTAGTGCGTTTTGGAAAGTTTTTAGGGCTGGTCACATTCGTTCTGATAAGCACGGTAACATTGGCGCAATCATCATTAAAGATTGCAAAACTTAAATACGGCGGCGGTGGCGACTGGTATGCCAATAAAACGTCTCTTCCGAATCTGATCAAATTCTGCAATACGGAGCTAAAAATGAACATTAATCCCACAGAAGACGTGGTGGAAGTGGGTAGCGCGGACATTTTCACTTATCCGTTTGTGCATATGACGGGCCACGGCAATGTTGTTTTCAACGATGCTGAGGCTCAAAACCTTCGCAATTATCTGCTCTCGGGCGGATTTCTGCACATCGATGACAACTATGGCCTCGATCGGTTTGTGAGACGGGAAATGAAAAAGGTTTTTCCTGAGCTTTCATTTGTCGAACTGCCTTTTGACCACCAGGTTTACCGGATCAAATATCTGTTTCCGGAAGGGCTGCCGAAAGTTCATGAGCACGATGGCAAGCAGCCGCAAGGTTACGGCCTTATCTGGCAAGGACGCTTGGTTTGCTATTACAGTTACGAAACAGATCTGGGCAATGGCTGGGAAGACCAGAGTGTTTACAATGATCCTGAGGAAATGCGAAGAAAGGCGCTGCAAATGGGCGCTAACCTGCTTAGTTATGCTTTCATGATTCTCTAA
- a CDS encoding glutamine synthetase beta-grasp domain-containing protein codes for MSKSKLEYIWLDGYKPTQSLRSKTKIESDFSGKLEDCSNWSFDGSSTEQALGGSSDCLLKPVYICPDPLRRDAYLVMCEVLNADGTAHVSNGRATIEDDDNDFWFGFEQEYFLWDVDTNKPLGFPANGYPAPQGPYYCSVGAQNAFGREIIEEHLDACLDAGLNVEGINAEVAAGQWEFQIFAKGAKEAGDQIWLGRYLLERIGEKYGVAINWHCKPLGELDWNGSGMHANFSNSALRTAGSKEVFDKVCESFRPVVKEHIDVYGADNHLRLTGKHETASIHDFSYGVSDRGASIRIPVLVPQKGWSGYLEDRRPNSAADPYKVAARIIKTVKSAL; via the coding sequence ATGTCAAAATCCAAGCTGGAATATATTTGGTTGGATGGCTACAAGCCGACCCAAAGTTTACGTAGCAAAACCAAAATTGAAAGCGATTTCAGTGGAAAATTGGAAGATTGCAGCAACTGGTCATTTGATGGTTCATCTACTGAACAGGCGCTTGGCGGTTCTTCTGACTGTTTGTTAAAACCAGTTTACATTTGCCCGGATCCATTGCGCAGAGATGCTTATCTGGTTATGTGCGAAGTGCTTAACGCAGATGGAACTGCTCACGTATCCAATGGCCGTGCGACAATTGAGGATGATGACAACGATTTCTGGTTCGGTTTCGAGCAAGAATATTTCCTTTGGGATGTTGATACAAACAAACCATTGGGCTTCCCGGCAAATGGTTATCCTGCACCACAAGGACCATACTATTGCTCAGTAGGCGCGCAGAATGCATTTGGCCGTGAGATCATTGAGGAGCACCTTGACGCCTGTCTTGATGCAGGCCTTAATGTTGAAGGTATCAATGCAGAGGTTGCAGCAGGACAGTGGGAATTCCAGATTTTCGCAAAGGGCGCGAAAGAAGCTGGTGACCAGATCTGGCTTGGCCGTTATTTGCTTGAAAGAATTGGTGAAAAATATGGTGTTGCTATCAACTGGCATTGCAAGCCCCTGGGCGAGCTTGACTGGAACGGAAGCGGAATGCACGCTAACTTCTCAAACTCTGCTTTGAGAACGGCCGGCAGCAAAGAAGTTTTCGATAAGGTTTGCGAATCTTTCCGTCCTGTTGTGAAAGAACACATTGACGTTTACGGTGCTGACAACCACCTTCGTTTGACTGGAAAGCACGAAACTGCTTCTATCCACGATTTCAGCTACGGTGTCTCTGACCGCGGTGCATCCATTCGTATCCCTGTTCTTGTTCCTCAAAAAGGATGGAGCGGATATTTGGAAGATCGTCGTCCAAACTCAGCTGCTGATCCTTACAAAGTAGCAGCACGTATTATCAAGACTGTTAAATCTGCGCTATAA
- a CDS encoding sensor histidine kinase, with the protein MQIRTRLTVQFSLLVSGILLITFLAIYFFSYYNVNEDFYDRLRSKAKSQAELLLKVPQVNTEVLKALDETNRDLIYDENTFIFDEKNRLIYSNPTSPQSKSIHVSNFWLDEIRKAGQIRYTDGDYKVVGLYYKYPFNRAVVLLGAKDLYGQANLSNLSTLLTVLFFIVTIIVALVGWIFSKRALRPISKVMNAVERILPQKLDTRLDVPNQKDEIGRLTTTFNNLLDRIETAFQMQKIFVANVSHELKNPLTKIRSQLEVSMLKERNTADYQLTIQSVLEDIQELAQLSNTLLELAKVSEDQKDLLTEIIRVDDLLLDCRLGLAQANPSYNIQLNFDELPEDDTWLELTGNSTLLKTAFLNLMDNACKFSENNTVNVNLKTSARRLTLSFSDNGKGIPKEDQSLVFQPFYRSDNTANIKGYGIGLSLVERIVKLHSGNVNIYSNQPKGTTFVVTFSKL; encoded by the coding sequence ATGCAGATCCGCACCAGACTTACAGTTCAGTTTTCCCTGCTGGTGAGCGGAATCCTTCTGATCACTTTTCTGGCTATCTATTTTTTTTCCTATTACAATGTTAATGAGGACTTTTACGATCGGTTAAGGTCCAAAGCCAAGTCGCAAGCTGAACTTTTGCTGAAAGTCCCGCAAGTAAATACCGAGGTTCTGAAAGCGCTGGATGAAACCAACCGCGATTTGATCTACGACGAAAATACATTCATTTTCGACGAAAAGAACCGCCTCATTTACAGCAACCCAACCAGCCCTCAGTCCAAATCCATTCACGTATCCAACTTCTGGCTGGACGAGATCCGGAAGGCCGGACAGATCCGCTATACGGATGGCGATTATAAAGTTGTAGGGTTGTATTATAAATATCCGTTCAATCGGGCCGTGGTTTTGTTAGGGGCAAAAGATTTGTACGGACAGGCCAATTTATCCAATTTAAGCACCCTGCTCACGGTTTTGTTCTTTATCGTGACCATTATCGTGGCACTCGTTGGCTGGATTTTCTCGAAACGTGCATTAAGGCCAATTTCCAAGGTGATGAATGCGGTCGAAAGGATTTTACCTCAAAAACTCGACACCAGACTGGACGTTCCAAACCAGAAAGACGAAATTGGCCGCTTAACGACAACATTCAACAATCTGCTCGACCGGATTGAAACTGCATTTCAAATGCAAAAGATATTTGTGGCCAATGTTTCGCACGAGCTAAAAAATCCTTTGACCAAGATTCGTTCGCAGCTGGAAGTCAGCATGCTAAAAGAACGAAATACAGCTGATTACCAGCTTACTATTCAATCCGTTTTGGAAGACATTCAGGAGCTGGCGCAGCTATCGAATACATTGTTAGAACTTGCGAAAGTGAGCGAGGATCAAAAAGATCTGCTCACAGAAATCATTCGCGTTGACGATCTTTTACTGGATTGCCGACTGGGCCTCGCACAAGCAAACCCCTCCTACAACATTCAGCTCAATTTCGACGAGTTGCCTGAAGACGACACCTGGCTTGAACTGACCGGAAACTCGACATTATTGAAAACCGCATTCCTGAACCTGATGGACAATGCGTGCAAGTTTTCGGAGAACAATACAGTAAATGTGAATCTTAAAACGTCTGCCAGGAGGTTGACGTTAAGCTTTTCAGATAATGGGAAGGGAATTCCGAAAGAAGATCAGAGTCTGGTTTTCCAACCGTTTTACCGAAGTGACAACACGGCAAACATTAAAGGATATGGAATCGGGTTGTCACTGGTGGAGCGGATTGTGAAGCTGCATTCGGGCAATGTCAACATTTACTCTAATCAACCGAAGGGCACGACATTCGTTGTAACATTTTCGAAGCTCTAA